One genomic region from Haloplasma contractile SSD-17B encodes:
- a CDS encoding alpha/beta hydrolase family protein, with amino-acid sequence MKNNGYVTMKQMIDLPEYHSVELNKDGSKCAFVKEIADWDRNIYESQIWVYSKELNYMESITTDSESPKWSPDGNRLAYLKKINAKSQICIYDTKENKHVQVTNLNEGITYFRWNNTGSGFFLLTNIPVSNSIINRKREYGDFMIEDKEHSLNTLGFIKSHLDLKKDSDVKTIVEFKDQYINGFECSRDGLQLVLTTTPTPLLKDQYKKELYIYNLKEQQVKKLSIRGRLLSTPIFSPGGQMICYITTKKEKSYYEYHKHDRTLEMFDLMTNTVIKPLKSDLFLTSIKWSEAGILIEWIEKMNYKIGILNQLGQVNSLGNDHEDESITHPSITTDGTHVAYLLSNRDQISELVIDDKTITTCSKIFSNKQVSNKELVSWSNVDGLMLEGVLIKPHDFDCSKKYPLLVVGGGASLTPTNSKWWPIEQFIEKGFLVFEPNKRGYPGYGDEFLNGDYQKLGIAYYEDIISGVDLLIEKGFIDSTRVGIMGFSEAGYTAIFASLYSDRFKAVSALAASNNWETFYSSSEISYLAKQLLGGTPWDDEALYQKLSTLTYLKSANAPTLILHQENEPIEPLIVAKELYRGLRDLNIDTELVIFKGCNHYSGEPKQDLAIMKLNLKWFLHYLLNEPMNDIRDVFEEDESV; translated from the coding sequence ATGAAAAACAATGGATATGTAACAATGAAACAAATGATTGATTTACCAGAATATCATAGTGTTGAACTAAATAAAGATGGTAGTAAGTGTGCGTTTGTAAAAGAAATTGCCGACTGGGACAGGAATATATATGAAAGCCAGATATGGGTATATAGTAAAGAGTTAAATTATATGGAATCTATTACAACAGATAGTGAAAGCCCTAAATGGTCACCTGATGGAAATCGTCTAGCGTATCTCAAAAAAATTAATGCTAAGAGTCAAATCTGTATTTATGACACAAAAGAAAATAAACATGTACAGGTTACCAATCTGAATGAAGGTATTACCTACTTTAGATGGAACAATACTGGTTCAGGATTTTTTCTACTTACAAACATACCGGTTTCTAATTCAATCATAAATCGTAAAAGGGAATATGGAGATTTTATGATTGAAGACAAAGAGCACTCTCTAAATACGCTAGGATTTATTAAAAGTCATTTAGACTTGAAGAAAGATTCTGATGTTAAGACGATCGTGGAATTTAAGGATCAGTATATTAATGGGTTTGAGTGTTCTCGTGATGGATTACAACTTGTTTTAACAACAACACCGACACCGTTATTGAAAGATCAATATAAAAAAGAATTATACATCTACAACCTTAAGGAACAACAAGTAAAAAAACTAAGTATACGAGGAAGACTGCTAAGTACACCGATTTTCTCACCGGGTGGTCAGATGATTTGTTATATAACAACCAAAAAAGAGAAATCGTATTATGAATACCATAAACATGATCGAACCCTAGAAATGTTTGATTTAATGACTAATACGGTAATCAAACCATTAAAAAGTGATCTTTTTCTTACCTCTATTAAATGGAGTGAGGCAGGAATTTTAATTGAGTGGATAGAAAAAATGAATTATAAAATTGGTATACTAAATCAATTAGGTCAAGTTAATTCTCTTGGTAATGATCATGAAGATGAAAGCATAACACACCCATCTATTACAACTGATGGTACACATGTAGCATACCTATTATCAAACAGGGATCAAATATCTGAATTAGTTATAGATGATAAGACCATTACAACCTGCAGCAAGATATTTTCCAATAAACAAGTTAGTAATAAAGAACTAGTTTCATGGAGTAATGTAGATGGTTTAATGCTTGAAGGAGTTCTTATTAAACCACACGATTTTGATTGCTCTAAAAAATACCCGTTATTAGTTGTTGGAGGTGGAGCGTCGTTAACACCGACGAATAGTAAATGGTGGCCAATCGAACAATTTATTGAGAAAGGGTTTTTAGTATTTGAGCCGAATAAAAGAGGGTACCCAGGGTATGGGGATGAGTTTCTTAATGGAGACTATCAAAAACTAGGAATTGCATATTATGAAGATATTATTTCAGGTGTTGATCTACTTATTGAAAAAGGATTTATTGACAGCACTCGAGTAGGAATTATGGGATTTAGCGAAGCAGGATATACAGCAATTTTTGCATCATTATATAGTGACCGGTTTAAGGCCGTATCAGCGCTAGCTGCTTCTAATAATTGGGAGACATTTTATTCAAGTTCAGAAATTAGTTATCTTGCAAAACAATTACTTGGTGGTACACCTTGGGATGATGAAGCACTCTATCAAAAGTTAAGTACACTTACCTATCTTAAATCAGCTAATGCACCTACATTAATTCTTCATCAAGAAAATGAACCTATCGAACCTTTAATCGTTGCAAAAGAGCTGTATCGAGGATTACGTGATTTAAATATTGATACTGAATTAGTCATATTCAAGGGATGTAATCACTACTCAGGTGAACCCAAACAAGATTTAGCCATCATGAAATTAAATCTAAAATGGTTTTTACATTATTTGCTTAATGAACCAATGAATGATATCCGAGATGTATTTGAAGAAGATGAGAGTGTATAG
- a CDS encoding helix-turn-helix transcriptional regulator produces the protein MRVQRLLSILLVLANKKMVTAKELADHFEVSIRTIYRDVEKIGEAGVPIASTSGKGGGFYILDDYHLDNWFFDQKEIEKLMPLVENMRLLFGKNQHYNDIGLKLQHTFKTINHHDQLTINLSHFNMEGELKQYLSEISQGIEEQRLLIIMYINRYLVEEERIIEPIQISYSSGQWYVKAYCRMRNGYRSFKLVRIKTLKLGDHCKSRNHTIEEVNQQLKEGYNENSIKVKLKLLKRLGGHITEHFRKESIITSTNDYYIIEDLFPYDEGLTKFILSLGNSCEVLEPTYLRTEVKTYLNHLISIYKD, from the coding sequence ATGCGAGTTCAACGATTATTATCTATTTTACTTGTTCTAGCAAATAAAAAAATGGTAACAGCAAAAGAGTTGGCAGACCATTTTGAGGTCTCAATTAGGACAATCTATAGAGATGTTGAAAAAATTGGTGAAGCAGGAGTACCGATCGCATCAACTAGTGGTAAAGGTGGAGGATTTTATATATTAGATGATTATCATCTAGACAACTGGTTTTTTGATCAGAAAGAAATAGAAAAATTAATGCCACTAGTCGAGAATATGCGCTTATTATTTGGGAAAAACCAGCATTATAATGATATAGGATTAAAACTGCAACATACGTTCAAAACGATTAATCATCATGATCAGTTAACGATTAACTTAAGTCACTTTAACATGGAAGGTGAACTTAAACAGTATTTATCAGAGATTAGTCAAGGGATTGAAGAACAAAGGCTACTAATTATTATGTATATAAATCGATATTTAGTGGAAGAAGAGCGGATTATAGAGCCAATTCAAATCAGCTATTCAAGTGGACAATGGTATGTAAAAGCATATTGCCGAATGCGAAATGGATATCGGTCATTTAAATTAGTCAGAATTAAAACGTTAAAATTAGGAGATCATTGCAAAAGCCGTAATCATACCATTGAAGAGGTAAATCAACAATTAAAAGAGGGATATAACGAAAACAGTATAAAAGTTAAGTTAAAACTATTAAAAAGATTGGGTGGACATATTACTGAACACTTTAGAAAAGAGTCGATTATAACATCAACAAATGACTACTATATAATAGAGGATTTATTTCCTTATGATGAAGGATTAACAAAATTTATTCTTAGCCTTGGGAATAGCTGTGAAGTTTTAGAGCCCACCTACTTAAGAACTGAGGTCAAAACCTATCTAAATCATTTAATATCTATTTATAAGGACTGA
- a CDS encoding amidohydrolase family protein produces the protein MKLQDVDLHVHLLQSLVVEDLFELAKDHYQEINWNRFGFLDRYEKIFGKRLDPVRMMERAIETGSLDELKEVMVYEYEQDGNFDEFDIKSFFPMCVTGFYYDNYDYYKVLQKIVDRHKKEGIKYIEYRNGFMFSYKEEWIEWHTNFARFFKEVSDDTFQAKYIIRIQDPELYPIVKEMLELNEDLQGTIVGIDFTEIAPEQVETLMEQVKHDQLTDPAHTVDVITHVGENYFDKSIESTIRWCHRWAELGAKRLAHCIVLGMDPEIQVSRQEHAHESETVEERMNQIYYDLTYKNELESYGISVDAAALSKELEALKGKELTEKIRQSYNQERLDVCRKRQDFVIDQLTKLGTIIETCPTSNLCIGGVPSIETHPFSRLYKSNVNLAICTDDPGIFDQSIKDEVEFVMNAFNLSEEELTTRLGDPYMFGLKRYK, from the coding sequence ATGAAATTGCAAGATGTAGATTTACATGTACACCTTCTTCAATCGTTAGTGGTTGAAGATTTATTTGAGTTAGCTAAGGATCATTATCAGGAAATTAACTGGAATCGATTTGGGTTCTTAGATCGTTACGAGAAGATATTTGGTAAACGATTAGATCCCGTTAGAATGATGGAAAGAGCTATTGAAACAGGCTCTTTAGATGAACTTAAAGAAGTTATGGTGTACGAATATGAACAGGATGGGAACTTTGATGAATTTGATATTAAAAGTTTCTTTCCCATGTGTGTTACAGGCTTTTACTATGATAATTATGATTATTATAAGGTGTTACAAAAGATTGTAGATCGACATAAAAAAGAAGGTATTAAGTATATCGAATACAGGAATGGCTTTATGTTTTCATATAAGGAAGAGTGGATAGAGTGGCATACGAACTTTGCACGATTCTTCAAAGAAGTATCTGATGACACCTTTCAAGCTAAATATATCATCCGAATTCAAGATCCTGAATTGTACCCTATTGTAAAAGAGATGCTTGAACTAAATGAAGATTTACAGGGTACAATTGTGGGAATTGATTTTACAGAGATTGCACCCGAACAGGTTGAAACGTTGATGGAACAGGTAAAACATGATCAACTTACGGACCCTGCTCATACTGTTGATGTTATTACACATGTCGGTGAAAACTATTTCGACAAATCAATTGAATCAACTATTAGGTGGTGTCACAGATGGGCAGAACTAGGTGCTAAACGTCTAGCTCACTGTATCGTATTAGGAATGGATCCTGAAATACAAGTAAGTCGGCAGGAACACGCACATGAATCTGAAACAGTTGAAGAACGAATGAATCAGATTTACTATGACCTTACCTATAAGAACGAGCTAGAATCATACGGAATTAGTGTAGATGCAGCAGCACTTAGTAAGGAACTCGAGGCACTTAAGGGAAAAGAACTGACTGAAAAAATCAGGCAATCATACAATCAGGAACGCTTAGATGTATGCAGAAAAAGACAAGACTTTGTAATCGATCAACTGACAAAACTGGGGACAATCATTGAAACCTGTCCAACATCAAATCTATGTATTGGTGGCGTTCCAAGTATTGAGACCCATCCATTTAGCAGGTTATATAAATCTAATGTTAACCTAGCGATTTGCACCGATGATCCTGGCATTTTTGATCAAAGCATAAAGGATGAAGTTGAGTTTGTTATGAATGCTTTTAACCTCAGTGAGGAAGAACTAACTACGCGATTAGGTGACCCATATATGTTTGGGTTAAAGAGGTACAAATAG